In a genomic window of Chryseobacterium sp. G0162:
- a CDS encoding 5-methylcytosine restriction system specificity protein McrC has product MLRISEHFEYYHNDHISIFQKIENWENYFALSTLEDKINFENDKEKNCVSISLNRNSEENKYFCSISSSYYIGLDRFPNLGANIYVEPKINNEEKQVNYVQMLLESLKEPENFEHLDGLISTKFNEDWIEIDNHLQPLLTPFLIAQFLSVVKDLVKKGLKKSYYEKVENLNNRVKGKVLVGQQIKQNILKNRYTKTICKFQEFGFDIELNQFLKFVLSRVSIHLEDYSKNSDIYKNLVEIQRYCNGGFHQVSDKTFRKLDFKESNPFYKNYNRAIQLGNQILALNDYNISKNSSKAKTLHPPFWIDMSKLFELFVFGKLRDRYSLDGEVQYHKKFNKQEPDFILDTKCGIKAVVDAKYKPRYSNGNPTMEDARQLAGYTRLNSVYKELGIENDDVISAYFIYPGNLNFTEKDQHTQEDFKVKEETEEIPLFESSFRVSSSYKKMYLQEINLLVN; this is encoded by the coding sequence ATGTTAAGAATTTCAGAACATTTTGAATATTATCATAATGATCATATTTCTATTTTTCAAAAAATTGAAAATTGGGAAAACTATTTTGCTTTATCAACTTTAGAAGATAAAATCAATTTTGAAAATGATAAAGAAAAAAACTGTGTTTCCATTTCACTAAATAGAAATTCTGAGGAAAACAAATACTTCTGTAGCATTTCTTCGTCATATTATATTGGTTTAGATAGATTTCCAAATTTAGGTGCAAACATCTATGTCGAACCAAAAATTAATAATGAAGAAAAACAAGTAAATTATGTTCAAATGCTTTTGGAATCATTGAAAGAACCAGAAAACTTTGAACATTTAGATGGATTAATTTCTACTAAATTTAATGAAGATTGGATTGAAATTGACAATCACTTACAACCACTTTTAACACCTTTTTTAATTGCCCAATTTTTATCTGTTGTAAAAGATTTAGTAAAGAAGGGTTTGAAAAAATCATATTACGAAAAAGTTGAAAATTTAAACAATAGAGTTAAAGGAAAAGTATTGGTAGGACAACAAATCAAACAAAATATACTTAAAAATCGTTATACAAAAACAATTTGTAAATTTCAGGAATTTGGCTTTGATATTGAATTAAACCAATTTTTGAAATTTGTTTTATCTCGTGTTTCAATCCATTTGGAAGATTATTCGAAAAATTCAGACATTTATAAAAACTTAGTTGAAATTCAAAGATACTGCAATGGTGGTTTCCATCAGGTAAGCGATAAAACTTTCAGGAAACTAGATTTTAAAGAGAGTAATCCATTTTATAAAAACTATAATCGTGCAATTCAATTAGGAAATCAAATTTTGGCGTTAAATGACTACAATATTTCTAAAAACTCCAGCAAAGCAAAAACATTGCATCCTCCATTTTGGATAGATATGAGTAAGTTATTTGAATTGTTTGTATTTGGAAAACTTCGTGACAGATACTCTTTGGATGGAGAAGTGCAATATCATAAAAAATTCAATAAACAAGAACCAGATTTTATTCTAGATACAAAATGTGGAATAAAAGCTGTTGTAGATGCGAAGTACAAACCACGTTATTCAAACGGAAATCCTACGATGGAGGATGCACGACAATTGGCTGGCTATACCAGATTAAATAGTGTTTATAAAGAGTTAGGAATCGAGAATGATGACGTGATTTCTGCATATTTCATTTATCCCGGAAACTTAAATTTCACAGAAAAAGATCAGCATACTCAAGAAGATTTCAAAGTAAAAGAAGAAACTGAAGAAATTCCCCTTTTCGAAAGTTCATTCAGAGTTTCTTCTTCATATAAAAAAATGTATTTACAAGAAATTAATTTACTTGTGAATTAA
- a CDS encoding reverse transcriptase domain-containing protein — translation MRNNTDKPNWMKTKGYLHLSPSLRINENWKSYQKKIQDPSFIQKYAFYPLIHSIIKERKYKKVNSEKHLNEKERTHNFKLNDFKFEKTAKKRPLHYATHFDALIYGYYASILNELYETELKKDLELDGCVNAYRKIILEDTGKGKSTIHFAKDVFDEIKNRSGDQEEVGVLTFDIESFFSSLDHQLLEKKWSDLLNEEQLPPDHKNVFKSCTKFSYVLRDDLRIRVQKSGKRSGFNEKKLAKIRREKGFKSFFESNADFRDTIKQGKLRIYKNSFYRQIGEEKIQAGIPQGLPISAVLANLYLLDFDKHIIDTVVKDKGGFYRRYSDDIIIVANVDDLGEIKNYIENLIKQSNLKISSSKTESFIFRKSIYNQEQKSRLTSFKQVEGNERKDAPLIYLGFEFRGYNTCVKSTNIAKFYRRLISIVRRRSNRAKRNKNPNIQKAVFKNQIKKLYKKPLRDLDGENGEIKQTFRNRTFLVENERNEFSMIVKPSVNKNKSNYFSYIKRCEKIFDSKIFSKQLRKKEHLLNTAIAKHLNK, via the coding sequence ATGAGAAATAATACAGACAAACCAAATTGGATGAAAACGAAGGGATATTTGCATTTGTCCCCGAGTTTACGCATCAATGAAAATTGGAAAAGTTATCAAAAGAAAATCCAAGATCCTTCTTTCATACAGAAATATGCTTTTTATCCTTTAATCCATTCGATCATTAAAGAAAGGAAATATAAAAAAGTAAATTCGGAAAAACATTTAAATGAAAAAGAGAGGACGCATAATTTCAAACTCAATGATTTCAAATTTGAAAAAACAGCAAAAAAAAGACCTCTTCATTATGCTACACATTTTGACGCTTTAATTTATGGATATTACGCCTCAATACTAAATGAATTGTATGAAACGGAATTAAAAAAAGACCTGGAACTTGATGGTTGTGTCAATGCTTACAGGAAAATTATTTTAGAAGATACAGGAAAGGGGAAGAGTACAATTCATTTTGCTAAAGACGTTTTTGATGAAATTAAAAATCGTAGCGGCGACCAAGAGGAAGTTGGCGTGCTAACTTTCGATATAGAAAGTTTTTTTTCTAGCTTAGACCATCAATTATTAGAGAAAAAGTGGAGTGATCTGTTGAATGAGGAACAATTACCTCCAGACCATAAAAATGTATTCAAATCATGTACAAAGTTCAGTTATGTTTTAAGAGATGATTTGCGAATTAGGGTGCAAAAAAGTGGTAAAAGATCTGGTTTTAATGAAAAGAAATTAGCAAAAATTAGAAGAGAAAAAGGTTTTAAAAGTTTTTTTGAGTCAAACGCAGATTTTCGAGATACTATTAAACAAGGTAAGTTAAGAATCTATAAAAATTCTTTCTATAGACAGATTGGTGAAGAAAAAATACAAGCAGGTATTCCTCAAGGATTACCGATAAGTGCCGTACTCGCAAATTTATATTTGTTGGATTTTGATAAACATATTATTGATACTGTCGTAAAAGATAAGGGTGGATTTTATAGAAGATATTCAGATGATATTATTATAGTAGCAAATGTAGATGATCTAGGAGAAATAAAGAATTATATTGAAAATCTTATTAAACAAAGTAATCTAAAAATTAGTTCTTCAAAAACCGAATCTTTCATTTTTAGAAAATCAATATACAATCAAGAACAAAAAAGTAGACTAACTTCCTTTAAGCAGGTTGAAGGTAATGAAAGGAAAGACGCACCTTTAATATACCTTGGATTTGAATTCCGAGGATACAATACTTGTGTAAAATCAACAAATATTGCTAAATTTTATAGAAGACTAATTTCTATCGTTCGACGAAGATCTAATCGAGCAAAAAGAAACAAAAACCCGAATATTCAAAAAGCAGTGTTTAAAAATCAAATTAAAAAATTATACAAAAAACCGCTACGGGATTTAGATGGGGAAAATGGAGAAATTAAACAGACTTTTCGGAATAGAACATTTCTTGTGGAAAATGAAAGAAATGAGTTTTCAATGATCGTTAAACCATCTGTAAATAAAAATAAATCAAACTATTTTAGCTATATTAAAAGGTGTGAAAAAATTTTCGATAGCAAAATTTTTTCTAAACAGCTTCGGAAAAAAGAACATTTGCTAAACACCGCTATTGCTAAGCATTTGAATAAATAA
- a CDS encoding DUF6088 family protein yields MQTTHNHIENKIKKSSKGKIFFAEDFLKFGSAENIRQVLRRLEEQGVLVRLAHGIYLVPKKDELLGTVYPSIEEIAKEIAKRDKARIAPTGAMAMYLLGLSTQIPLHAVYLTDGAQREIKIRKSIIKFKKTAPRNLAVKDELLQLIIQTYKITGEKNISEDFEEKLTVYIKKIDEKVLMSQLKYAPVWIQKRIKNRYLS; encoded by the coding sequence GTGCAAACCACTCATAATCATATAGAAAATAAGATTAAGAAATCATCTAAGGGGAAAATATTTTTCGCAGAAGATTTTTTGAAATTTGGCTCAGCTGAGAATATTCGGCAGGTTCTAAGGCGGTTGGAAGAGCAGGGAGTTTTGGTTCGGTTGGCTCACGGAATTTATTTGGTGCCTAAGAAAGATGAGCTTTTAGGAACGGTCTATCCAAGCATTGAGGAAATTGCAAAGGAAATTGCGAAAAGAGATAAAGCCAGAATTGCGCCTACGGGAGCGATGGCAATGTATTTGTTGGGACTTTCTACCCAAATTCCGCTACACGCAGTTTATCTTACAGATGGTGCGCAAAGAGAAATTAAAATAAGAAAAAGCATCATTAAATTTAAGAAAACTGCCCCAAGAAATTTAGCGGTTAAGGATGAATTGCTTCAGCTCATCATTCAAACATATAAAATAACCGGCGAGAAAAATATTTCAGAAGATTTTGAGGAAAAACTCACAGTCTATATTAAGAAAATAGACGAAAAAGTATTAATGTCTCAATTGAAATATGCACCAGTTTGGATTCAAAAAAGAATAAAAAACAGATACCTTTCATAA
- a CDS encoding nucleotidyl transferase AbiEii/AbiGii toxin family protein, producing the protein MWHQQLTKEQRIETLNQLALSTGYAPFAIEKDWWVCVVLRAVFQSKYKDQIIFKGGTSLSKAYQIIERFSEDVDLIIDKNLLGFAEDPETKTQMKKLRKTAGKFVISEFRDELVKQLGELGISENEYEIKYSEIVDDLSDPNHLELVYKSVIPQESYVQQKVLIEMGARAMTEPSEKREVQSFIENYYKDAPFSLPQFEVLVTVPTKTFLEKILLLHEEFSKPEDRIRSGRMSRHLFDLYQLYHTGYGRNALDDDELFEKIVVFRERMNRSKWINYENHKKGFVNIIPPEKVIGDWENDYKIMQSNMIVGESPSFAILIETMKEIMKKLNNQ; encoded by the coding sequence ATGTGGCATCAGCAGCTTACTAAAGAACAAAGAATTGAAACCTTAAACCAACTCGCCCTATCAACAGGTTATGCGCCTTTTGCGATAGAGAAAGATTGGTGGGTTTGTGTGGTATTACGCGCTGTTTTTCAATCAAAATATAAAGACCAAATTATTTTCAAAGGTGGAACTTCTTTAAGCAAAGCTTATCAAATTATCGAACGGTTTTCGGAGGATGTCGATTTAATTATTGATAAAAATTTATTAGGATTTGCAGAAGATCCAGAAACCAAAACGCAAATGAAGAAACTTCGGAAGACCGCAGGAAAATTTGTAATCTCCGAATTTAGAGACGAATTGGTTAAACAATTGGGAGAATTAGGGATTTCTGAGAATGAATATGAAATCAAATATTCTGAAATTGTTGACGATCTTAGCGACCCAAATCATTTGGAGCTGGTTTACAAAAGTGTGATTCCACAAGAAAGTTATGTGCAGCAAAAAGTACTAATTGAAATGGGAGCAAGAGCAATGACAGAGCCTTCTGAAAAAAGAGAAGTTCAATCATTTATTGAAAATTATTATAAAGATGCCCCTTTTTCATTGCCACAATTTGAAGTTTTGGTTACAGTACCAACAAAAACTTTTTTGGAGAAAATTCTTTTGCTACACGAAGAGTTTTCAAAACCTGAAGACCGAATCAGAAGTGGAAGAATGAGTCGTCATTTGTTCGACTTGTACCAGCTTTATCATACAGGATATGGTAGAAACGCTTTGGATGATGATGAACTTTTTGAGAAGATTGTTGTTTTTAGAGAGAGGATGAATCGTTCCAAATGGATTAATTATGAAAATCACAAAAAAGGATTTGTCAATATTATTCCACCTGAAAAAGTTATTGGCGACTGGGAAAATGATTATAAGATTATGCAAAGTAACATGATTGTAGGTGAAAGTCCAAGTTTTGCGATTTTAATTGAAACAATGAAAGAGATAATGAAGAAATTGAATAATCAATAG
- a CDS encoding erythromycin esterase family protein, with product MKLKLSFILIIFFIAIRAQSKNDLNSEEKEYISKFIYPINTFNPEESDNNDLLILNKLIGNSTIVGLGESTHGSSEVYQMKYRISKYLIAHKNFNVFSLEANMPESFLMNQYIQEGKGNPKDILKGMYFWLWQTEETLNFVEWLKKYNENLDSKVFFDGFDMQYAKGAIDQIRKIYQENHWSEQEINDLEKALKENNRGFRTYSKKGQNTISEYLFLIKQKSISIKNPEEKSRFLQNVDIIRQYIELSFIKRDQFMAENVKWMKENYQNSKVIVSAHNYHIAKLKSDRMGYWINEMYNKDFVNFGFAFYEGTYSASIDGKLGTYNSEKARPGTLEYKLNSLDIPIFILDLKAIRKDDNKLGHWVLKDILFRKTGSGTDKNEFKKTNVANSFDYLIFINKSTNSKLLIGNSK from the coding sequence ATGAAATTGAAATTATCTTTTATTTTGATTATATTTTTTATAGCGATCAGAGCACAATCAAAAAATGATTTAAATTCTGAAGAAAAAGAATATATTTCAAAGTTTATATATCCAATAAACACTTTTAATCCGGAAGAAAGCGACAATAATGATTTGCTGATCTTAAACAAATTAATTGGAAATTCTACAATAGTAGGATTAGGAGAATCTACTCACGGTTCGAGTGAAGTGTATCAAATGAAATATAGGATAAGCAAATATTTGATAGCTCATAAAAATTTCAATGTCTTTTCGCTCGAAGCCAATATGCCTGAAAGCTTTTTAATGAATCAATATATTCAGGAAGGAAAAGGGAATCCAAAAGATATTCTAAAAGGGATGTATTTTTGGCTGTGGCAAACCGAAGAAACTTTAAATTTTGTTGAATGGTTAAAAAAATATAATGAAAATCTTGATTCAAAAGTATTTTTTGATGGTTTTGATATGCAGTATGCAAAAGGAGCGATAGATCAGATAAGAAAAATATATCAGGAAAATCACTGGTCTGAACAAGAGATTAATGACCTTGAAAAAGCTTTAAAAGAAAACAATAGAGGCTTTAGAACTTATTCTAAAAAAGGTCAAAACACTATATCTGAGTATCTGTTTTTAATAAAACAAAAATCTATCTCAATAAAAAATCCAGAAGAGAAATCGCGCTTCCTGCAAAATGTAGATATTATCAGGCAATATATTGAACTCAGTTTTATTAAGAGGGACCAATTTATGGCGGAGAATGTTAAATGGATGAAAGAAAACTATCAGAATTCTAAAGTAATTGTCTCGGCTCATAATTATCATATTGCCAAGTTAAAATCAGATAGAATGGGGTATTGGATAAATGAAATGTACAATAAAGATTTTGTGAATTTTGGATTTGCCTTTTATGAAGGTACTTATTCTGCAAGTATTGATGGCAAACTAGGTACTTATAACTCAGAAAAAGCAAGACCGGGAACATTAGAATATAAGCTTAATTCACTCGACATTCCAATTTTTATTTTGGATTTAAAAGCAATTAGAAAGGATGACAACAAACTTGGCCATTGGGTATTGAAAGATATTCTATTTCGCAAAACGGGATCGGGGACAGATAAAAATGAATTCAAAAAAACAAATGTTGCTAATTCTTTTGATTATTTGATATTCATCAATAAGTCAACCAATTCAAAACTATTAATTGGTAACTCAAAATAA
- a CDS encoding DUF1569 domain-containing protein — translation MKKNLLKKEAADLIIARVKNLSAIHQPQWGTMTASEMLHHCNSCNRQILEESRGNKKTQIKQYLLRILALYIAPDFKKNIQGEPEHNAKGKTNDLDFEKYRNEFVNLINKFPGNTRSLTLSHPAFGNISTHEWGIAAYKHMDHHLRQFGV, via the coding sequence ATGAAAAAAAATCTTTTAAAAAAGGAAGCTGCTGATCTTATTATTGCAAGAGTTAAGAATTTATCAGCAATTCACCAACCTCAATGGGGGACCATGACAGCCAGTGAAATGCTTCATCATTGCAATTCCTGCAACCGGCAAATCTTGGAAGAGAGCAGAGGTAATAAAAAGACTCAAATAAAACAGTACCTGTTGAGAATTCTCGCTCTTTATATCGCTCCCGATTTTAAAAAGAATATCCAAGGTGAACCGGAACATAATGCCAAAGGCAAAACAAATGATCTTGATTTTGAAAAGTATAGAAATGAGTTTGTTAATTTAATTAATAAATTCCCTGGCAATACTCGCTCTTTAACCCTTTCTCACCCTGCTTTTGGAAATATTTCAACCCACGAATGGGGCATAGCAGCATACAAGCACATGGATCATCATTTGAGACAATTCGGAGTCTGA
- a CDS encoding RDD family protein, which yields MNYTKGKLITYFSLLTLLLGILTSIIFYNFYKGETINGWISYFYLFKPLYLFKAPLETPFNLWETIIYFILFLGIIFYLKTKGKEKKLLGFAFSVVLINNIMLALFGIFNGLYFSFNPPSGISLEGQSTAIVSIIQLLIQIGYIILSFMVLRKIKLENKKERTASAEDLKYTVQWQRGFHLLIDSLVMIAVFTNFVLGFSFTLKNNDIFQSYFNNYWGLAVIIVLIRLVFYPVFEFYFGSTPAKFLTESRVVDQNNNQPGFKTIFIRSLYRSIPFDSLSFFSKNGWHDSLSETYVIKEKREGIHPKQFLWILAFAVPVITYHYFIKEAISDYKYAQFSEKEEGYDEQWYNHSRKNINTNQFYVVQAMDYAPDNNVLGLKIEKIKGDDVEVKKIKLMDGFSNDFWGVKMDYDRQVDTAQVYTISRMKLENLFPQNNMEKHKGVHAQDLFNNGVRYNFNNVYEVNVPYFDLGNTFYDTQQETQSNSGKLIIGNRGKSGRVISVKNIKGDIVWKDHFPVNFGAAKGNTEEKIVLKTNYSTKTKNSTSEITVKDSLNNQQNYILEINEGVLKIFRVK from the coding sequence ATGAATTATACTAAAGGGAAACTCATTACTTATTTTTCTTTACTGACCCTTTTATTAGGAATACTTACCAGTATTATTTTTTATAATTTTTATAAAGGTGAAACAATAAACGGCTGGATCTCATATTTTTATCTGTTTAAGCCTTTATACCTGTTTAAAGCGCCTTTAGAAACTCCTTTTAATCTGTGGGAAACCATTATTTATTTTATTCTGTTTCTTGGGATTATTTTTTACCTGAAAACAAAAGGAAAAGAAAAAAAATTACTCGGGTTTGCTTTTTCTGTGGTACTGATAAACAATATCATGTTAGCGCTTTTCGGAATTTTTAATGGTTTATATTTTTCTTTTAACCCTCCGTCAGGAATTTCTTTGGAAGGGCAATCCACAGCAATAGTTTCAATAATACAACTTCTGATTCAGATAGGTTATATTATCTTGAGCTTCATGGTTCTTAGAAAGATCAAACTGGAAAATAAAAAAGAAAGGACAGCTTCTGCTGAGGACCTTAAATATACTGTTCAATGGCAGAGAGGGTTCCATTTGCTGATTGACAGCTTGGTAATGATAGCTGTGTTTACAAATTTTGTTTTGGGATTTTCTTTCACTTTAAAGAACAATGATATTTTCCAAAGCTACTTTAATAATTATTGGGGTTTGGCAGTCATCATTGTTCTGATCAGGCTGGTTTTTTATCCCGTCTTTGAATTTTATTTTGGATCAACGCCAGCGAAATTCTTAACAGAATCAAGAGTGGTGGATCAAAATAATAATCAACCTGGATTTAAGACTATTTTTATACGAAGTCTTTATAGAAGTATTCCTTTTGATTCTCTCTCTTTCTTTAGCAAAAATGGATGGCATGATTCACTTTCCGAAACCTATGTAATCAAAGAAAAAAGAGAAGGAATACATCCCAAGCAGTTTTTGTGGATTCTGGCTTTTGCTGTTCCGGTCATTACGTATCATTATTTTATTAAAGAAGCAATAAGCGATTATAAATACGCTCAGTTTTCAGAAAAAGAAGAAGGATATGATGAGCAGTGGTATAATCACAGCAGAAAGAATATCAATACCAATCAGTTCTATGTAGTTCAGGCTATGGATTATGCTCCTGATAACAACGTCTTAGGTTTAAAGATAGAAAAAATCAAAGGAGATGATGTAGAAGTAAAAAAAATAAAGCTGATGGATGGTTTTAGCAATGATTTTTGGGGAGTGAAAATGGATTATGACCGTCAGGTTGATACTGCTCAGGTTTATACCATATCCCGTATGAAACTGGAAAATTTATTTCCACAAAATAATATGGAAAAACATAAGGGAGTTCATGCTCAGGATCTGTTCAATAACGGAGTAAGATATAATTTTAACAATGTATATGAAGTAAATGTTCCCTATTTCGATCTGGGAAATACCTTTTATGATACCCAGCAGGAAACTCAAAGTAATAGTGGTAAATTGATCATCGGAAACAGAGGGAAAAGTGGAAGAGTTATTTCTGTTAAAAATATAAAAGGTGACATTGTCTGGAAAGATCATTTTCCGGTAAATTTTGGTGCTGCAAAAGGGAATACTGAAGAAAAAATTGTATTAAAAACCAATTATTCAACTAAAACGAAAAATAGTACCTCTGAAATTACAGTAAAAGATTCTCTAAATAATCAACAAAATTATATTTTAGAAATTAATGAAGGGGTTTTAAAAATTTTTAGGGTAAAATAA
- a CDS encoding membrane lipoprotein lipid attachment site-containing protein → MDSIILLYLYRFNFIIGNTKYMKKIICIIGLLAVLASCNQSEHTGQQKDESKEEKSLSKEQESNPKESKDRISKEEAVKLAVKQFEAYLPKILKTYDDGVIDLQDPHVGDFTGDGIEDVAIYWNIAPEGGNALIGQGLSLYKNDGHSVKVIAGYEPDYLFAFDTIKNGKIIVEKLEYTEEDGRCCPSIRTKHALTIKGSKVY, encoded by the coding sequence ATGGATTCTATTATATTGCTGTATCTTTATCGTTTCAATTTTATCATCGGAAATACAAAATATATGAAGAAGATCATCTGTATCATAGGGCTGCTGGCAGTGTTGGCAAGTTGTAACCAATCTGAGCATACAGGGCAGCAAAAAGATGAATCAAAAGAAGAGAAGTCTTTATCCAAAGAACAAGAATCAAATCCAAAAGAATCGAAAGACAGGATTTCCAAAGAAGAAGCTGTAAAGTTGGCTGTAAAACAATTTGAAGCTTATTTACCTAAGATTCTTAAAACTTATGATGATGGAGTCATTGACCTGCAGGATCCTCATGTTGGAGATTTTACCGGTGATGGGATAGAAGATGTAGCTATTTACTGGAATATTGCCCCTGAAGGCGGAAATGCACTGATAGGACAGGGATTATCCTTATACAAAAATGATGGACATTCCGTTAAAGTGATAGCCGGATATGAACCGGATTACCTGTTTGCCTTTGATACCATTAAAAATGGAAAAATTATTGTAGAAAAACTGGAATATACCGAAGAAGATGGAAGATGCTGTCCTTCAATAAGGACTAAACATGCCCTAACCATCAAAGGAAGTAAAGTATATTAA
- a CDS encoding winged helix-turn-helix transcriptional regulator, producing the protein MEKECETSYINVDQKSYPCAVSFVMDLIGGRWKGVILCHLKNGDKRFGELKKDLSFITETTLSLQLRQLERDGLITKTVFGIKPPVKTVYSLSELGTSFIPLLDNINEWGKNILENRKTS; encoded by the coding sequence ATGGAAAAAGAATGTGAGACTTCCTATATCAATGTTGACCAAAAATCTTATCCCTGTGCGGTAAGCTTTGTCATGGACCTTATTGGCGGAAGATGGAAAGGGGTAATTCTTTGTCACTTAAAAAACGGAGACAAGCGGTTTGGGGAACTCAAAAAAGACCTTTCCTTTATCACTGAAACAACGCTAAGTCTTCAGTTGAGGCAGTTGGAAAGAGATGGGTTGATTACCAAAACTGTTTTCGGAATAAAACCTCCTGTAAAAACAGTGTATAGCTTGTCAGAGCTGGGCACTTCATTCATTCCATTGTTGGATAATATCAATGAATGGGGTAAAAATATTTTGGAAAATAGAAAAACCTCTTAA
- a CDS encoding DUF3291 domain-containing protein, translating to MYQLAQINVARMIGMNIEDPVMKEFVEHFDSVNQLAEESNGFVWRLKDEDNNATGFNPFNDEQVIINLSVWKDKESLEYFTYKTFHVDFLRRRKEWFQKYGKAYYVLWWIKDHQYPSIEEALERLEYLQKNGPSEYAFSFQTAFQKPELNF from the coding sequence ATGTATCAATTAGCACAGATTAACGTAGCCAGAATGATTGGGATGAATATTGAAGACCCGGTAATGAAAGAGTTTGTAGAGCATTTTGATTCAGTGAATCAACTGGCGGAAGAGAGCAATGGTTTTGTATGGAGATTAAAGGATGAAGATAATAATGCCACAGGTTTTAATCCGTTTAATGATGAGCAGGTGATCATCAATCTCTCTGTATGGAAAGATAAAGAATCATTAGAATACTTTACTTATAAGACTTTTCATGTGGATTTTTTACGAAGAAGAAAAGAATGGTTTCAAAAATATGGGAAAGCGTATTATGTACTGTGGTGGATTAAAGATCATCAATATCCAAGTATAGAAGAAGCGTTGGAAAGATTAGAATATCTCCAGAAGAACGGTCCTTCGGAATATGCTTTCAGTTTTCAAACTGCATTTCAGAAGCCGGAATTAAATTTTTAA
- a CDS encoding SRPBCC family protein, whose translation MSNIYHSLLIGASREKVYHAITSQSGLSAWWTPHTKTSTEVGSIARFSFGPDYFKEMKIVKLVPFEEIQWHCITGAHEWIGTDISFHLLSGDKETLRKMHPEMAGQIDQLVYDSGTLLIFYHKGWDMYSPMFAECNYTWGQFLRSLKLLCETGKGKPWPHQHRL comes from the coding sequence ATGTCGAACATTTATCATTCTTTACTGATTGGTGCATCAAGAGAAAAAGTTTATCATGCCATCACCAGTCAATCCGGGTTGTCTGCGTGGTGGACACCCCATACCAAAACCAGTACTGAAGTGGGTAGCATTGCCCGGTTCTCTTTTGGTCCGGATTATTTTAAAGAAATGAAAATTGTAAAGCTTGTTCCTTTTGAAGAAATTCAGTGGCATTGTATTACAGGCGCTCATGAATGGATAGGAACCGATATTTCATTTCATCTTTTATCAGGAGATAAAGAAACATTACGCAAAATGCATCCGGAAATGGCAGGCCAAATTGATCAGTTAGTATATGACAGCGGTACTTTATTAATTTTCTATCACAAAGGATGGGATATGTACTCGCCTATGTTCGCTGAATGTAATTACACCTGGGGACAGTTTTTGAGAAGCTTAAAATTACTTTGCGAAACAGGAAAAGGAAAGCCGTGGCCCCATCAGCATCGTTTATGA